From a region of the Syntrophales bacterium genome:
- a CDS encoding antitoxin: protein MQTAKLFQNGRSQAVRVPKEYNFEGTDVLIQKIGESVILFPKTRVWETFLHGLYGFTDDFMENGRDQPQMQERKGL from the coding sequence ATGCAAACAGCGAAATTATTTCAAAATGGGCGCAGTCAAGCGGTTCGTGTGCCCAAAGAATACAATTTTGAAGGGACAGATGTGTTAATTCAAAAAATTGGCGAATCGGTCATTCTGTTTCCTAAAACCCGCGTTTGGGAAACATTTCTTCATGGTCTTTATGGGTTTACCGATGATTTCATGGAAAACGGAAGAGACCAGCCACAAATGCAGGAGAGAAAGGGTCTGTAA
- a CDS encoding DUF3795 domain-containing protein produces MATNHDLISPCGLYCGVCAIYIAHRDNNSRLKEGLVNLYKGGTSGKGALPNSESLSIEDIRCQGCLSAERFMHCSQCEIRNCTKEKGYDGCHQCNEFPCQHIDNFPMAVGRKVILRAVPYRREFGTEKWIRDEEARYICPECGNRVFRGAMKCNKCKAPLDLD; encoded by the coding sequence ATGGCGACAAATCACGATTTAATTTCTCCTTGCGGTCTTTATTGCGGTGTATGTGCCATTTACATTGCCCATCGCGATAATAACAGCAGACTAAAGGAAGGTTTGGTAAATCTCTACAAGGGGGGAACTTCCGGCAAAGGCGCACTCCCCAACAGCGAATCCCTGTCAATCGAAGACATTCGCTGCCAGGGCTGCTTATCCGCTGAACGATTTATGCATTGCAGCCAATGTGAGATCAGAAACTGCACAAAAGAGAAGGGGTACGACGGGTGTCATCAATGCAATGAATTCCCGTGTCAGCACATTGACAATTTCCCCATGGCTGTCGGCAGAAAGGTCATCCTCCGGGCTGTCCCGTATCGGCGTGAGTTTGGCACTGAAAAATGGATACGGGACGAAGAGGCGCGCTATATATGCCCTGAATGCGGTAATAGAGTTTTTCGCGGTGCGATGAAATGTAATAAATGCAAGGCGCCGTTAGACCTGGACTAA
- a CDS encoding EFR1 family ferrodoxin (N-terminal region resembles flavodoxins. C-terminal ferrodoxin region binds two 4Fe-4S clusters.), with translation MKTDLFYYTGTGNSLWTARMLGSAMGDAEIIPISNTSRDSVVSGAEAIGIIFPVHIWGLPRRVIAFVDALEKNGSRYYFAIAVNAGQVAATLIQLKKRMQARGLSLSAGFELAMPSNYIPWGGPGPKERQIRQIEVSRDKIGRIAASCAARKKLPVEKGPLWQNIFFTGLNRLSFSRIPMMDRSFWVDEKCNGCGICKSICPSGNIDIPEDTPIWLHHCEQCLACIQWCPQEAIQFGRKTPRYKRYHHPEITLRDMLSVGPTRK, from the coding sequence ATGAAAACCGATCTATTCTACTATACGGGCACAGGCAATTCGCTCTGGACAGCCCGGATGCTGGGAAGCGCAATGGGCGACGCCGAGATCATCCCGATATCGAACACTTCCAGGGATTCGGTCGTGAGCGGGGCCGAGGCGATCGGAATCATCTTTCCCGTTCACATCTGGGGGCTGCCGCGCAGGGTCATTGCCTTTGTAGATGCGCTGGAGAAAAACGGGTCCCGGTACTACTTTGCCATAGCCGTCAACGCGGGACAGGTCGCCGCCACGTTGATTCAACTGAAGAAAAGAATGCAGGCCCGGGGATTATCGCTTTCCGCCGGATTCGAGCTGGCAATGCCGTCCAACTATATTCCCTGGGGCGGTCCCGGACCAAAAGAGAGGCAAATCCGGCAGATCGAGGTGTCACGAGACAAGATTGGCAGGATTGCAGCTTCCTGCGCAGCGAGAAAGAAACTACCGGTAGAAAAAGGCCCATTGTGGCAGAACATTTTTTTTACCGGGCTCAATCGGCTCTCCTTCTCCCGCATTCCAATGATGGACCGAAGCTTCTGGGTCGATGAAAAATGTAACGGTTGCGGCATCTGCAAGTCAATCTGCCCGTCCGGAAACATCGACATTCCAGAAGACACACCGATCTGGCTGCACCACTGCGAACAGTGTCTCGCCTGCATCCAGTGGTGTCCGCAGGAGGCGATTCAGTTCGGCAGGAAGACTCCCCGCTACAAGCGCTATCACCATCCGGAAATAACCTTGCGGGACATGCTCTCCGTTGGGCCGACGCGAAAATAA